A region of the Corynebacterium falsenii genome:
CGAGAACGATTCCAACATCGGCACGGTCGTACGCACCGCTAACGCTTTCGCGGTGGATACGGTTCACATCGTTGGTCGACGCCGCTGGAATCGGCGTGGCGCCATGGTCACTGATCGCTACCAGCATTTGCAGCACCATGCGACGGTGGGGGAGGTGCTGGACTTCGCGGCCGAGCGTGGCCTAGAGGTCGTGGCGGTGGACAATACGCCGGGGAGCGTGCCGCTGGAGACGGCGGAGCTGCCGGAGCGGTGCCTGCTGCTGTTCGGCCAGGAGGGCCCTGGTGTGACGGCGGAGGCTCAGGCTGGGGCGCGGATGACGGTGTCCATTGCACAGTTCGGATCCACGCGGTCAATCAACGCGGGCGTGGCCGCGGGGATCGCGATGCATGCGTGGGTGCGGCAGCACGCGGATCTGTCGCGGGCGTGGTGAGTGTGGTGCGGTGCGCTGTTGTGTTTGCTGCCTTAGGGCCGGGAATTTTGAGTCATCCCACTTCACGTTGAGCGAAATCGCCTGTCACCCCAACTATGTAGCAGAATCGTATGTCGAAATTTTGGGGAAAGTGTACATATCCCTCTGTTGTTGCAGGTAAATCTACCTCACTAGCCTGTTCGGCGGTGTTGGTGTCAGTCTTGGCTGCGCAGCTGTGACGTGGGCGTTGGCCTTCGTGTGGCGTCGGAGAATGACTCGCAATCGCGTTGAGGGGCGCTACGCGTTAACGTCGAAAAGAAGGGAAAGACTTCCCTCATACATTGGAAATCGCCGCGATGCGTTCCAGTTCCGCCTCAATCATCCGCATTGCCCAGGATGTTCCCTCGCTGGGATCCTGTTGGAAAATGCGGAAAGAGGCTCCGTCGATTAGGGAATGGAGGGTGTGAGCCTGAAGTTCGATGTCGGAATCGGCGCTATTTTCGGGAAGGCCACGAACACCACACACTGCACGGCGGCAGATGTAGAGGAGGCCATCGCTCGCCTCACGAAGGATCTCCCGCAACTCGGGGAATGTCCGAGCTTCAACAGCTAGCGAGAGATTGATATCGAACTCCGCACGGCGCGTGTCATCAAGCGGGAGTAGTTCGGCGATTACAGCAAGTGCGTATTCTCGGGCGGACCCTGGAGGGGTAATAGTGCGGATGCGATCTGTGACCTTGTCGATCATAAGCCTGGCTGAGTACATGATGAGCTCCGCGCGGGTGGGGAAGACGTAGCGCAGGGAGCCGGGAACCACTCCGGCCTCTTTAGCGACCGAGCGGATAGAGACGGCCGCCATGCCTTCTTTGAGGATCACGTTCCATAACGCGTTTGCGAGTTCCTGCCGTCGCTGTTCCCGATCGATCTTCCGTGACATACGACAATTTTATGCATCGATCCCATGACTGAGGGTTAGGTAGGCGGAACACCTAAAAGTAGCACACTTGTGCTACAGTGGTGTTCAGTCAATTAACACACTTGTGTTAATTGAATATCTGGGAGTCAACTATCTGGTTATTGCCCAGTTAACTCGCTTTTCTGCGCAGCTTCTGCGCAGTTTGCGGCGTTTCCCGCTTATCCTCGACCGACAATGGAGTGCCCATGATTATTGCCATCATCCTCGCCTGCGAAATCCTCTTTTGGGTAGCCATTCTCGCGGGACTTTCAACCCGATACTTGCTCAACATGCCAAGGCTGGGTGCCGGTTTGTTGGTTTGCGTGCCCATCATCGATCTCATCCTCCTTGCCGCCACTGCCGTCGACTTGCACAACGGTGCTACGGCTACAGTGGGCCACGGCCTTGCCGCTGGGTACCTCGGCTTTTCCTTGGGGTTCGGTCGCCGAACCATTCGATGGGCAGACGAACGGTTCGCCCATCGCTTTGCTGGTGGTCCGGCACCTACTCCAACCCCCAAATACGGCAAAGACCGAGTCCGCTATGAAGCGGCCCTGTGGGTCAACTTTCTTGTGGCGTGGTTCGTTTCGGTAGGCCTGCTGCAACTGCTCATCTGGTTTGTTGGTGATGCCGCGCGGACTGAAACACTCAGTGCTTTCGTGAGGCTCTACACCATCATCTTTGTCGTGGAGACCATATACGCACTGAGCTGGAAGGTGTGGCCACGGCAGCGCACGCAGGCGGAGTCGACTCATTCCAGCTAAGAGTTCAGTGTGAGTCGGGTTGTGCGTTGAGCTTTATGTCGGTGCAGCGCGGTGCGGTGTGGTTTTGTGTCGGTGTTCTGGACGGAACAATCTTGAGTGTCGCGCCTCGTACGCCCTACTTTGGGTCTCACACGGCCGAAACTCACACACTGGCAAAACCGCTGGTTATCCGGCACTATAGGAAACGTGCCACATATCACTCCGGAACAATGGGATCACCGCGCCGACCTCGCCGAGCAGGCCGTCGTGGAGCGTCACGCCACCCGCCTCTGGGGCCTGCCGAAGACCACCCTGGCCGTCATCGCCTGGCCCCCGACCTCCCGCGACAAGTTCTTCTTCCGCTGGCACTACTGGTGGCAGGCTCATTACATCGATAATTTGGTCGACGCCGCCACGCGCCGGCCCACCAAGAGCCATCTCGCGGCCATCCGCAGGCATGTCCGGGCCATGAAGATCCGGAACTTCGGCAAGCTGACCCGCAACAACTACTACGACGACAAAGCGTGGCTCGCCCTCGCCCTCCAGCGCGCCCAGAAGCTGGACAAGATCGGCCACTTCCGCGGCTACGACGCGCTGGTGCAGAATATCTTCGATGGCGTGGATAGCCTCACCGGCGTGCTCCCGTGGCGCACCAACGAGACCTTCTACAACGTCCCCACCAACGGTCCCGCCGCCATCCTGGCCGCCCGCGAGGGCAAAGTGGAGCTCGCTGAGCAGCTGGTGGACTGGACCTTCGAGCACCTCATTAACGAGCAGGGTCTGGTCATGGACGGCGTGCGCATGCGCATGCATGGCCCGGAGATCGTCAGCGCTATCCACCCGTACTGCCAGGGCGTCATGCTCGGTGCGTGCACGGAGCTGGCGTTGGCGCAGCGTCGCCAAGCTGGGGTCAAGCCCGGCGAGGTCTCGGAGGTGGGCATGAAGCACATCACCCGCGTTCATGGCCTCATCAAGGCGATCAATAACCACATGACCACCAGCGCTGGGTCGATCGACTGGCCCACGTCGGGTGGCGATGGCGGCCTGTTCAACGGCATTCTTGCCCGTTATCTTGCGCTTGTGGCTACCAGCCTTCCCCCGGCGGGCCGCCACAGCGACGAGAGCCGTCGTATCGCGCGCCAGCTCGTCTTCACGACCGCGGAGACAGTGTGGCGCTATCGCCTGGAAGTCGATGGACTCCCGGTCTTCTCCTCGAAGTGGGCCGATGATGCCGTGATGCCCCAATCCGGTGGACTCGTCGGGGCCACGATCGCGGGCGCGGTCTCCAGCTCCGACATCGCGGAGCGCGACCTGTCCGTGCAGCTGTCCGGTTGGATGCTCATGGAAGCGGCCGCCGCAACCGCTGCCGCCGATAAAAGCAAGAGCAGCACATAAGCCCGCCTAAATCGCCAGCCGCTTTACCGAGAGTTCCCAGAATTCTACTGACAACCCCCGAGCGTTAACCGGGGGTTGTTTTCACGTTCGCTTCTTACTGTGGCGACCATGCTGGACAACGAATACCCCCGCCCCGCCACGAGCGCTGCACCCACCACCGACGCTGCACCCGCCTGCATCCGCTGGACGCAATGGACGTGCGAGATGGACCTGTGGGTCGCCGACGGTCGCCGCCTCGCCGACGCGCGCACCATCGTGGACCAGGTTCTGCGGTCCATCGATCGGGCTTGTAATCGCTTCGACGCCACCAGCGAGCTCTCCCTCCTCACCGCCATGGCCTCCACGAGGCATGTCCGGACGGAAGTATCGGATGTCCTCGCCGACCTGCTCCAGCTCGCTGACCATGCGCGCGGGCTGACGGCGGGCTTGGTGGATGCGAACGTCGGCCGCGATGTGATGGCCTGGGGCTATGGCGGGGGAGAGACTCACCGGGACACGAGCGCACCCCAATACCGCAGCAGCGCGCGGCGCGGATTTGCCATCGACGGCAACCGGCTCGACCTTCCGCAGGGCGGGGTCATCGATCTCGGCGCCGTGGCCAAGCCCTATGCGGCCGACTGGGCCGCAACGGCTGCGGCTGAACAGTGCGGCTGCGGAGTGCTCGTCAACCTCGGCGGAGACATCGCCTGCGCGGGTGCATCGCCGCGCGGTGGGTGGCGCATCCTCGTTCAAGATGGGGCCGATGAGCCCGCCGACTCCCTCACGATTGTGTGCGGGCGGGGTGAACGTATGGGCGTCGCCACGAGTAGCACCCTGCATAGGCGATGGGCAGTGGACATCGACGGCGCGCGCACCACGATTAGCCACCTGTTTGATCCGCGGACGGGCGCGCCCGCCAGCGACTATTGGCGCAGCGTGACGGCGATCGCGCCGACCGCGACCGAGGCGAACGTGTGGACCACCGCGGTGGTCGTGCAGGGCGCGAAGGCCGAGGGGATCGGCACGCTCAGTGCGCTGCCCGTCCGGCTCGTGCGCAGCGACGGGCGGGTAACGCGTAGCTCCATGTGGCCGAGGGCTGCGGAGGAACGCACCGAATCAGACGCTTCAGGCACTTCAGACACAGTGGGCACTGCAGACACAGCAGAAAACGAACGAAAGGCGGCGTGACATGCCAGCACAATTTTCACCTCGACTGATTACTGCGGCGAGCGTGGCTGTTGTCATGGGCGTCGGATCTGGAGTCAGTGCCCTCGCGTGGCACGACACCGCGCACGCGAAGAATGACGGGACGGGCACGGCCGGGTCGGTGGGCACAGCGGACACAACGACCAACACCCACCTCAACGGCACCTTCCACACCAGAACCCGAGGGAGCTGATCGCCATGAATCCTGTTGATCTCATGTGGTTCGCCAACCGCGGCGCCGCCGTGGCGGCCTTCGCGGCCTTGACCATGTCGGTGGCGCTGGGGCTGTACTCCTCGGCCGGGCTGCGCGCCACTAGGCGCCTGGCATGGATGGGGCGTTTCCGTCCGCACCGGGGATTGCCGCTGCAGCTCCACGCGTCGATGTCACTGGCGGCGCTTGTGGCGCTGGCGATCCACATCGTCACGACCCTGCTCAACACTCACGTTCCCGTCAGCGTGCTCGACGTGGTGGTGCCTTTCCGCGTCGGGATCGCCTACGGGCTCGGGGCCATTGCCTTCGACCTGCTGCTGATCACCGCGGCGACGGGCTGGCTGCGCAGCAGGTTGCCGCAGCGGGCACGGCGGGTGGTTCACTCGGCGTCGTATATCTGCTGGCCCGTTGCGCTGATCCACGCGGTCGCTGCGGGAACGGACGCCGCCTCGCCCTGGTTTATCGCCGGGATCGTCGGCGCCAGCGCCTTGGTCTCGGGGCTGCTGGTGGTGCGGCTGTGGCCGGACGCGCTTCCGGGGGAATCGGGACGCCACACACAGCCAGCCCAGCACACAGCATCAACCACGCCGCTCATGCGGCAGCACATCGCAACACAACGCGGAAAGGACGCGGCAGCGTCATGAATCGTCGCCACAGCACCAACTCCAATCAACCCAACCATCCCACCCAACCCAATCACCCCAGCCTCACCGCGCCGGGCACCATCACCCTCGCGGACGTCGCCACCCTCCGCGGCCGCGGCGGCGGCAACTTCCCCGTCGCTGCCAAGGCCGAGGCAGTGATCAACGCCGCCGCCCGCACCGGCAAGACCCCCGTGCTCATCATCAACGGCACGGAGTCTGACCCCTTCTCCGTCAAGGACCGCTACCTCCTGCACAACAGCCCCCGAACTGTGTTGCGCGGCGCGGTGCTGATGGCCCGACTCATCGGCGCGAAGAAGCTCAAAATGGTCGTGCCCCCAGAGCTCGTGGCTCCGCTGCGCCCCCTCGCAGCCGAGGCCGGGATCCACGTCAGCGCCGCCGCGCCCGGCTTCGTGGCGGGGCAGGATTCGGCCGTCGCTGCTCACCTCGAGGGTCGCGCCGCCCGGCCGCGTCGACCCCACATCCACTCCACCGACAGCGGATACCGCCGCCGCCCCACCTACGTGGGCAACGTCGAAACATTCCACTGCATCGCCCTCATCGAGCAGGGCCGCGACCCGCATGAATACGTGCTGATCAGCGTGTCCTCCGGTGTTTTGGTCGACGCCGCCCCCACGAACACCCAGGTCATCGCCATGCCATCGGGCATGAGCGTTCGCGAGATCCTCCGGGCGCTTCCCGAAGGATTCCTCGCCGAGCATTGCTCCCCCGACCATCACGTTCTTGTCGGCGGCATGCACGGCACGTGGGTGCCCGCGCTGACCGATCGGCCCGCCGGCTCGCACAGTCTGTTCGTTCCCGCGGACTATTACCCCATCAACGTGGCCACCTCCCAGATCCTGCATAGCGCGGCCGATTCCTCGGCGGGGCAGTGCGGGCCCTGCGCGCTCGGGCTGCCGCGCCTGGCCGAGGCGTGGGACCGGCTCGGCGATCCCCGCTACGGCGCCGAGGCCCGCGAGACGGTTGACCTCA
Encoded here:
- a CDS encoding NADH-ubiquinone oxidoreductase-F iron-sulfur binding region domain-containing protein: MNRRHSTNSNQPNHPTQPNHPSLTAPGTITLADVATLRGRGGGNFPVAAKAEAVINAAARTGKTPVLIINGTESDPFSVKDRYLLHNSPRTVLRGAVLMARLIGAKKLKMVVPPELVAPLRPLAAEAGIHVSAAAPGFVAGQDSAVAAHLEGRAARPRRPHIHSTDSGYRRRPTYVGNVETFHCIALIEQGRDPHEYVLISVSSGVLVDAAPTNTQVIAMPSGMSVREILRALPEGFLAEHCSPDHHVLVGGMHGTWVPALTDRPAGSHSLFVPADYYPINVATSQILHSAADSSAGQCGPCALGLPRLAEAWDRLGDPRYGAEARETVDLMTGRRAPYPGSVGPLAGRGACSHPDGVSELTRSALALVAGAESGMSQAAYVPDYWQEADYA
- a CDS encoding TrmH family RNA methyltransferase: MPHPVGVGPWEQEHPGEPRPEGDQWDPELLDEGDRRNVVDAYRYWTREAIVADIDQRRHSLHIAIENFENDSNIGTVVRTANAFAVDTVHIVGRRRWNRRGAMVTDRYQHLQHHATVGEVLDFAAERGLEVVAVDNTPGSVPLETAELPERCLLLFGQEGPGVTAEAQAGARMTVSIAQFGSTRSINAGVAAGIAMHAWVRQHADLSRAW
- a CDS encoding glycoside hydrolase family 76 protein translates to MPHITPEQWDHRADLAEQAVVERHATRLWGLPKTTLAVIAWPPTSRDKFFFRWHYWWQAHYIDNLVDAATRRPTKSHLAAIRRHVRAMKIRNFGKLTRNNYYDDKAWLALALQRAQKLDKIGHFRGYDALVQNIFDGVDSLTGVLPWRTNETFYNVPTNGPAAILAAREGKVELAEQLVDWTFEHLINEQGLVMDGVRMRMHGPEIVSAIHPYCQGVMLGACTELALAQRRQAGVKPGEVSEVGMKHITRVHGLIKAINNHMTTSAGSIDWPTSGGDGGLFNGILARYLALVATSLPPAGRHSDESRRIARQLVFTTAETVWRYRLEVDGLPVFSSKWADDAVMPQSGGLVGATIAGAVSSSDIAERDLSVQLSGWMLMEAAAATAAADKSKSST
- a CDS encoding TetR/AcrR family transcriptional regulator produces the protein MSRKIDREQRRQELANALWNVILKEGMAAVSIRSVAKEAGVVPGSLRYVFPTRAELIMYSARLMIDKVTDRIRTITPPGSAREYALAVIAELLPLDDTRRAEFDINLSLAVEARTFPELREILREASDGLLYICRRAVCGVRGLPENSADSDIELQAHTLHSLIDGASFRIFQQDPSEGTSWAMRMIEAELERIAAISNV
- a CDS encoding FAD:protein FMN transferase, translating into MLDNEYPRPATSAAPTTDAAPACIRWTQWTCEMDLWVADGRRLADARTIVDQVLRSIDRACNRFDATSELSLLTAMASTRHVRTEVSDVLADLLQLADHARGLTAGLVDANVGRDVMAWGYGGGETHRDTSAPQYRSSARRGFAIDGNRLDLPQGGVIDLGAVAKPYAADWAATAAAEQCGCGVLVNLGGDIACAGASPRGGWRILVQDGADEPADSLTIVCGRGERMGVATSSTLHRRWAVDIDGARTTISHLFDPRTGAPASDYWRSVTAIAPTATEANVWTTAVVVQGAKAEGIGTLSALPVRLVRSDGRVTRSSMWPRAAEERTESDASGTSDTVGTADTAENERKAA